Proteins encoded in a region of the Gammaproteobacteria bacterium genome:
- a CDS encoding ArsA family ATPase, with protein MLLELARGRKILFFGGKGGVGKTTVSAATALAMANEGKKVLLVSTDPAHNLGHLFDRPIGSRPVKLSPGLDGLELDPEETVNQHLEEVSSALYRLMPMELRGEVDKHLELSRDAPGMQEAAILEKIAEVVEQGLKEYDLIVFDTAPSGHTARLMALPELMSAWTEGLIKRREKADKFASIVADLGRESDQDLGGKYFNEAPEAQKESRIRQILLRRRKRFTNLRDALTDREKTTFIIVLAAERLPVLETIELAAKLKRTGVAVGGLVVNKRMPAGVSEFMDERKAQEEKHLKVLREALPDIPRQDLLLVAQDVVGREALEIFATRL; from the coding sequence TTGCTGCTAGAGTTAGCCCGCGGGCGCAAGATTCTGTTTTTTGGTGGCAAGGGTGGCGTGGGCAAGACCACGGTCTCCGCAGCCACGGCTCTGGCCATGGCCAATGAAGGCAAAAAGGTACTGCTGGTCTCCACCGATCCCGCCCATAATCTGGGGCATCTGTTCGATCGCCCCATCGGCTCCCGGCCGGTAAAGCTGAGTCCGGGGCTGGATGGCCTGGAACTGGACCCGGAGGAAACTGTCAATCAGCACCTGGAAGAGGTCAGCTCGGCTCTGTACCGGCTGATGCCCATGGAGCTGCGCGGCGAGGTGGACAAGCACCTGGAGCTGTCCAGGGATGCCCCGGGGATGCAGGAAGCCGCGATCCTGGAAAAAATTGCCGAAGTAGTGGAGCAGGGCTTAAAAGAATACGATCTCATCGTGTTTGACACGGCACCTTCCGGGCACACCGCGCGCTTGATGGCGCTGCCGGAGTTGATGTCGGCGTGGACCGAGGGGTTGATCAAGCGCCGGGAAAAAGCCGATAAATTCGCCTCGATAGTAGCGGATCTGGGGCGCGAGTCAGATCAGGATCTGGGCGGTAAATATTTCAATGAAGCCCCGGAGGCTCAGAAAGAAAGTCGCATCCGGCAGATTCTGCTGCGGCGGCGAAAGCGCTTCACCAACCTGCGGGATGCGCTGACCGATCGGGAAAAAACCACCTTCATCATTGTGCTGGCCGCGGAACGTCTGCCGGTATTGGAAACCATCGAACTGGCCGCCAAGTTGAAGCGTACCGGTGTGGCGGTAGGGGGGCTGGTGGTCAATAAACGCATGCCGGCCGGGGTCAGTGAATTCATGGATGAGCGGAAGGCTCAGGAGGAGAAGCACCTCAAGGTGCTGCGCGAAGCGCTGCCGGATATTCCCCGCCAGGACCTGTTGCTGGTGGCACAGGACGTGGTCGGACGGGAGGCGCTGGAAATATTTGCCACCCGTCTGTAA
- a CDS encoding cory-CC-star protein, with the protein MFQRLNDNLYEFYVAPYRRTFARAQRDEEDLFMLLVFAESLGVPNPAAYYTMELLPVVYERFHEWHKRMGIEKSPLDHVHCC; encoded by the coding sequence CTGTTCCAGCGCCTGAACGACAATCTTTACGAGTTCTATGTCGCACCTTACCGGCGCACTTTCGCCCGCGCCCAGCGTGACGAAGAGGATCTCTTCATGCTGCTGGTCTTTGCCGAGAGTCTGGGTGTGCCCAACCCGGCCGCTTACTACACGATGGAATTGCTGCCGGTGGTCTACGAGCGTTTTCACGAGTGGCACAAGCGCATGGGTATCGAGAAATCACCATTGGACCACGTACATTGCTGCTAG
- a CDS encoding glutathione S-transferase family protein: MKLVIGNKNYSSWSLRAWLFLTWHGVEFEEERVPLFEPGYKEKLLAYSGAGQVPVLLDDEVQVWDSLAICEYVSEQYLSGRGWPDNVAQRAEARSVSAEMHAGFSAIRNQLPMNARALHRQVERNAALTAEIDRIDQLWGDLRSRHHNSGPWLFGAFSIADCFYAPMAFRFNTYGVQLSGKAGEYLQSLLEAPAMQQWLKAAQSEKEVIAMAEAGIAANDGGQ, from the coding sequence ATGAAGCTCGTCATTGGTAACAAGAATTATTCTTCCTGGTCATTACGGGCCTGGTTGTTCCTCACCTGGCACGGGGTGGAATTCGAAGAGGAGCGAGTGCCGTTGTTCGAGCCTGGCTACAAGGAAAAGCTGCTGGCTTATTCCGGGGCAGGACAGGTGCCAGTGCTGCTCGACGACGAGGTGCAGGTCTGGGATTCTCTGGCAATCTGTGAGTATGTGTCGGAGCAGTATCTGTCGGGTCGAGGCTGGCCGGACAATGTGGCGCAGCGGGCCGAGGCGCGCTCGGTGAGTGCAGAGATGCATGCCGGATTTTCCGCCATCCGCAATCAGCTGCCGATGAATGCCAGGGCTCTGCATCGCCAGGTTGAAAGGAATGCTGCGCTTACGGCTGAGATAGACAGGATCGACCAGCTGTGGGGCGACCTCAGGAGCCGGCATCATAACAGCGGGCCCTGGCTGTTTGGCGCATTTTCCATTGCCGACTGCTTCTATGCGCCGATGGCTTTTCGTTTCAATACCTACGGTGTGCAGCTCTCCGGCAAGGCGGGGGAATACCTGCAATCCCTTCTCGAGGCCCCTGCGATGCAGCAATGGCTGAAAGCGGCGCAGAGCGAGAAGGAAGTCATCGCGATGGCAGAGGCAGGGATTGCGGCCAATGACGGTGGCCAGTAA
- a CDS encoding RnfH family protein, whose translation MAVEVAYATPEKQLIIPLEVPVGTTALDAVRLSGIARKFPAIDLDNDPMGIFSNPLNGKDWPLPADYSLQPSDRVEIYRPLQIDPKQARLARANKKRGTP comes from the coding sequence ATTGCTGTGGAGGTGGCTTATGCCACGCCAGAAAAGCAGTTGATTATTCCGCTTGAAGTTCCCGTCGGTACCACGGCGCTGGATGCGGTCAGGCTCTCGGGCATTGCCAGGAAGTTTCCGGCCATCGATCTGGACAACGATCCCATGGGGATTTTTTCCAACCCACTCAACGGCAAGGACTGGCCACTCCCTGCTGATTACTCACTCCAGCCCAGTGACCGGGTGGAAATCTATCGTCCACTGCAGATTGATCCCAAACAGGCCCGCCTGGCGCGCGCCAATAAAAAGCGTGGCACCCCATGA
- a CDS encoding type II toxin-antitoxin system RatA family toxin, translating into MTRIDRSALVNFSADQMFRLVNDIESYPQFMQGCSAARIISADEDELVGELTLSKAGIKQTLITRNLLVPGRRMSMELIEGAFRSFSATWYFNPLTEEACKVSLEMEFEFAGGLMDFAMEKLFSSSANSLVDAIVRRAELVYKA; encoded by the coding sequence ATGACCCGTATCGACCGCAGTGCCTTAGTCAATTTTTCGGCCGACCAGATGTTCAGGCTGGTTAATGATATCGAAAGTTATCCCCAGTTCATGCAGGGCTGTTCCGCTGCGCGGATCATTTCCGCTGACGAAGATGAGCTGGTGGGAGAGCTGACCCTGTCAAAAGCGGGAATCAAACAGACTCTCATCACCAGAAACCTGCTGGTTCCCGGCCGCAGGATGAGTATGGAACTGATTGAAGGCGCCTTCCGCTCTTTCAGTGCGACCTGGTACTTTAATCCGCTGACCGAAGAGGCCTGCAAGGTCAGCCTGGAGATGGAGTTCGAGTTTGCGGGCGGGCTGATGGATTTCGCGATGGAGAAGCTTTTCAGCAGCTCGGCTAATTCGCTGGTGGATGCTATTGTTCGGCGCGCTGAACTGGTCTATAAGGCTTAA
- a CDS encoding sodium-dependent transporter — MVEDRGQFSSRLGFVLAAAGSAVGLGNLVAFPVMASKNGGAAFLFVYIAFVALICYPVMLSEIAMGRNSQRNPVGAFTSITGGGGIWRWAGKLAILTPFMIAVFYTVITVWIVMYLIYAMTGNLDYLSEPTTFGEVTTSTALFIYLPLLLGVIFYILMGGVRRGIERLARILMPALAIMLILLVLFVLTLDNASAGIAYYLVPDFSKINGSVINGALSQAFFSLSLGMGILITYGSYFSRDDNIPQSTRMVAVADTAIAFFAGMLILPAIFAFDPNTNPDDLSTSSVGLIFSFLPQIFLSMQEAVGYVGASAVASLFFMLVFFAALTSLVSIIEIPIAYMVDEWEMTRKRAVFTMAGLLATFAVPATLSLGLVDFLTSFTSYGGVTKSFFDVISDVFYETILPFVGLLVCLFCAYRWKMGGLSEELAIGDERYKGSRLEQYLNFSLGTVIPLILLLVFINTVASKYFAISLFGV; from the coding sequence ATGGTCGAAGATCGCGGGCAGTTTAGTTCCAGGCTGGGGTTTGTGCTGGCGGCCGCGGGCTCGGCGGTGGGCCTTGGCAACCTGGTGGCGTTTCCGGTGATGGCCTCCAAGAACGGTGGTGCCGCCTTTCTGTTTGTTTACATCGCCTTTGTGGCGCTGATTTGCTACCCGGTGATGCTGTCTGAAATCGCCATGGGCCGAAATTCCCAGCGTAACCCGGTGGGCGCCTTTACCTCGATCACCGGCGGTGGCGGTATCTGGCGCTGGGCCGGCAAGCTGGCGATTCTTACCCCTTTTATGATCGCGGTGTTCTACACGGTAATCACCGTGTGGATTGTCATGTACCTGATCTATGCCATGACCGGCAACCTGGACTACCTGAGTGAGCCCACCACCTTTGGCGAGGTGACCACGTCCACAGCCTTGTTCATCTACCTGCCGCTGCTGCTGGGGGTGATTTTCTACATTCTGATGGGCGGCGTGCGACGGGGCATCGAGCGGCTGGCCCGCATACTCATGCCAGCCCTGGCGATCATGCTGATTCTGCTGGTGCTGTTTGTCCTGACCCTGGACAACGCCAGTGCCGGGATCGCCTATTACCTGGTGCCGGATTTTTCCAAGATCAATGGTTCGGTTATAAACGGGGCGTTAAGTCAGGCATTTTTCTCCCTGTCTCTGGGTATGGGGATTCTGATCACTTATGGGTCTTATTTCAGTCGGGACGACAACATTCCCCAGTCCACCCGGATGGTGGCTGTTGCCGACACGGCCATTGCGTTCTTCGCCGGTATGTTGATCCTGCCTGCCATTTTCGCGTTTGATCCGAATACCAATCCCGATGATCTATCCACCAGCAGTGTGGGGTTGATTTTCAGTTTTCTGCCGCAGATTTTCCTGTCCATGCAGGAGGCGGTGGGTTATGTGGGTGCCAGTGCCGTGGCTTCTCTGTTCTTCATGCTGGTGTTTTTCGCGGCCCTGACCTCACTGGTTTCCATTATCGAAATTCCCATCGCCTACATGGTGGATGAATGGGAAATGACCCGTAAGCGCGCGGTCTTTACCATGGCCGGTCTGCTCGCGACGTTCGCTGTGCCGGCCACTCTGTCGCTGGGCCTGGTGGATTTTCTGACCAGTTTCACCAGCTATGGCGGGGTGACCAAGTCTTTCTTTGACGTGATCTCCGATGTGTTCTACGAAACGATTCTGCCGTTCGTGGGGCTGCTGGTGTGCCTGTTCTGTGCATACCGCTGGAAGATGGGCGGGCTGTCCGAGGAACTGGCAATTGGTGATGAACGTTACAAGGGCTCGCGACTGGAGCAATACCTGAACTTCTCCCTGGGCACAGTGATTCCCCTGATTCTGTTGCTGGTGTTTATCAATACGGTGGCGAGTAAATATTTTGCAATCAGTCTGTTTGGTGTCTAG
- a CDS encoding SdpI family protein — translation MNFLQRSLPGLFTLVAMMVFSAVVFDSLPEQVPSSYSFSGEVTDTQSRGLIVSLAPALYLFILALVYGLLRISPEKFSMPNSKRAVDVILFGVGVMVFFIHVAIIEGAGDMQRYLFFFSYGMAAFLVITGNVFGKTERNFFIGIRLPWTIASAANWKVTHRLAGKLMVAFGLVLAVINTFYVNLWLMLALCIGPLLLPVLYSPWYYFKHEKTAEGENEDI, via the coding sequence ATGAATTTCTTACAACGCAGTCTGCCAGGTCTCTTTACCCTGGTGGCCATGATGGTTTTCAGTGCTGTGGTCTTTGACAGCCTGCCGGAGCAGGTGCCCAGCAGTTACAGCTTCAGCGGCGAGGTGACTGATACCCAGTCCCGCGGGCTGATAGTCAGCCTGGCGCCGGCGCTTTATCTGTTCATTCTCGCGCTGGTGTATGGCCTGCTGCGTATCTCGCCCGAGAAATTCTCCATGCCCAACAGCAAGCGTGCCGTGGACGTCATCCTGTTCGGTGTCGGGGTCATGGTGTTCTTTATCCATGTTGCCATCATCGAGGGGGCAGGTGACATGCAGCGCTACCTGTTCTTCTTCTCCTACGGTATGGCTGCCTTCCTGGTGATCACCGGTAATGTGTTTGGCAAGACCGAGCGGAATTTCTTCATCGGCATCCGCCTGCCGTGGACTATCGCCTCCGCCGCCAACTGGAAGGTGACCCACCGCCTGGCCGGCAAACTGATGGTGGCGTTCGGCCTGGTCCTGGCTGTCATCAATACCTTCTATGTAAATCTGTGGCTGATGCTGGCGTTGTGTATCGGGCCACTGCTGCTGCCGGTGCTTTATTCTCCCTGGTACTACTTCAAGCATGAGAAAACCGCTGAGGGAGAAAACGAAGACATTTGA
- a CDS encoding autorepressor SdpR family transcription factor produces the protein MRSIQKVLEAISDPTRRKVLDLLKKKEMSAGELGAHFDISGPSMSHHLNKLKAADLVQTTRRGQSIVYSINTSVFEDAAQFVVDFFQDHKQGNKEQDQ, from the coding sequence ATGCGATCCATTCAGAAAGTTCTGGAAGCGATATCCGATCCAACCCGGCGCAAGGTGCTGGATCTGTTGAAGAAAAAGGAAATGAGCGCCGGTGAACTGGGTGCCCATTTCGATATTTCGGGGCCTTCCATGTCGCATCATCTGAACAAACTGAAGGCCGCGGACCTGGTGCAGACCACCAGGCGGGGGCAGAGCATCGTGTATTCCATCAACACCAGTGTGTTCGAAGATGCGGCGCAGTTTGTGGTGGATTTTTTTCAGGACCACAAACAGGGCAACAAGGAACAGGACCAATGA
- the smpB gene encoding SsrA-binding protein SmpB, whose amino-acid sequence MAKKPKISDNTIVVNKKARHDYFIEDTFEAGIALQGWEVKALRLKKVQLVDSYVLMKGGEAWLLGCRITPLDTASTHSICEPDRTRKLLLHKNELSRLFSATEAKGHTCVCTKLYWKDHLVKAQIALAKGKQSHDKRATEKDREWNIDKQRIVRQHNR is encoded by the coding sequence ATGGCCAAGAAACCCAAAATCTCTGACAACACCATCGTCGTCAACAAGAAGGCGCGCCACGATTATTTTATCGAGGACACCTTCGAAGCCGGCATCGCCCTGCAAGGCTGGGAAGTGAAAGCACTGCGCCTGAAGAAAGTGCAGCTGGTGGACAGCTACGTATTGATGAAAGGTGGCGAGGCCTGGCTGCTGGGCTGCCGTATTACGCCACTGGACACCGCCAGCACCCACAGCATCTGCGAGCCCGATCGCACCCGCAAGCTGCTGCTGCATAAGAATGAACTCTCACGGCTGTTCTCCGCCACCGAGGCCAAGGGCCATACCTGTGTGTGCACCAAGCTGTACTGGAAGGACCACCTGGTCAAAGCCCAGATTGCGCTGGCCAAGGGCAAGCAGTCTCACGACAAGCGAGCCACGGAGAAAGACCGCGAGTGGAATATCGACAAGCAGCGGATTGTGCGCCAGCATAACCGCTAG